A single Halarcobacter anaerophilus DNA region contains:
- a CDS encoding TsoY family (seleno)protein, producing MAKVSNLGEKYSPMYFLASLGSGGLAVSFFLYLNFLIPHKGVEMVSIDFLLPFIKKGDFISALVVLAMLATFFFIFKHFELLLWNIKEYRKFKNTKGFEKLKRTNSEVSLMAMPLTFGMSMNTVFILAALTVPGIYDIIEYIFPFALICFFIIAFYALKIYLGYFTHMIISGDFNLNENNNFSQLIAIFAFAMISVGFSAPGAMSANTAVSSIGIFMAVFFAVIAVSLTFIKIILAMREILEHGITKETSVSIWIMLPILTLLSIAFIRLTFGFYHHLINDHVPTAWLFLITSSIFSLEIVFGLVGYFVMKKLNYFKDFINGEEKSNLSFAIICPGVAFYVSFLLWLD from the coding sequence ATGGCAAAAGTTAGTAATTTGGGTGAAAAGTATTCACCGATGTATTTTTTAGCCTCTTTAGGTTCAGGTGGTTTGGCAGTATCTTTTTTTTTATATCTAAATTTTTTGATACCGCATAAGGGTGTTGAGATGGTAAGCATAGATTTTCTTCTTCCTTTTATAAAAAAGGGTGATTTTATATCAGCATTGGTTGTTTTGGCTATGCTTGCTACATTTTTCTTTATTTTCAAACATTTTGAGCTTCTGCTTTGGAATATAAAAGAGTACAGAAAGTTTAAAAACACTAAAGGTTTTGAAAAATTAAAAAGAACAAACAGTGAAGTCTCTTTGATGGCAATGCCTCTTACTTTCGGAATGAGTATGAATACTGTTTTTATTTTAGCTGCATTAACGGTACCGGGGATTTACGATATTATCGAGTATATTTTCCCTTTTGCATTAATTTGTTTTTTTATTATTGCTTTTTATGCTCTTAAAATATATTTAGGATATTTTACACATATGATAATAAGCGGTGATTTTAATCTAAATGAAAACAATAATTTCAGTCAGTTAATTGCAATTTTTGCTTTTGCAATGATTTCTGTAGGATTCTCTGCACCGGGTGCTATGAGTGCCAATACGGCAGTTTCAAGTATAGGAATCTTTATGGCTGTATTTTTTGCTGTTATTGCCGTTAGTTTAACTTTTATAAAAATTATATTAGCAATGAGAGAAATTTTGGAACACGGTATTACAAAAGAGACAAGCGTAAGTATTTGGATTATGCTTCCTATTTTGACACTGCTTAGTATTGCATTTATAAGATTGACTTTTGGTTTTTATCATCATCTTATCAATGATCATGTTCCTACAGCATGGCTGTTTTTAATTACTTCTTCTATTTTCTCTTTAGAAATAGTATTTGGTTTGGTAGGATATTTCGTAATGAAAAAATTGAATTATTTTAAAGATTTTATCAATGGAGAAGAAAAGAGTAATTTAAGTTTTGCAATTATTTGTCCGGGAGTTGCTTTTTATGTTTCTTTTTTATTATGGCTGGATTAG
- the pyrF gene encoding orotidine-5'-phosphate decarboxylase produces MKLCVSLDLPSAKENLALVEQIKDFDVWLKVGFRSYIRDGKKFLEDLKAINPNFKIFLDLKLYDIPNTMADAAEEIALFNLVDMFNVHASSGKRAMQTVMQRIKDIPNKPLVLAVTALTSFDNEEFRSVYNEDIETKATKLAIDTFESGVDGVVCSAFESLDIKDNTSKEFITLCPGIRPFGEDAQDQKRVADIPFAKKNLVDFIVVGRPIYKAQNPKEVVEKILKSI; encoded by the coding sequence GTGAAGTTGTGCGTATCTTTAGACTTACCTAGTGCAAAAGAGAATTTAGCTTTAGTTGAACAAATCAAAGATTTTGATGTTTGGTTAAAAGTGGGTTTTAGAAGTTATATTAGAGACGGGAAAAAATTTTTAGAAGATTTAAAAGCTATAAATCCCAATTTTAAAATATTTTTAGATTTAAAACTTTATGATATTCCAAATACTATGGCAGATGCGGCAGAAGAGATAGCTTTGTTTAATCTTGTAGATATGTTTAACGTGCATGCAAGTTCAGGGAAAAGAGCTATGCAAACAGTAATGCAAAGGATAAAAGATATTCCTAACAAACCCTTGGTTTTGGCTGTTACTGCACTTACTTCTTTTGATAATGAAGAGTTTAGATCTGTTTATAATGAAGATATTGAAACAAAAGCCACTAAACTTGCGATTGATACTTTTGAATCGGGAGTTGACGGTGTTGTATGTTCTGCTTTTGAAAGTCTAGATATAAAAGATAATACTTCAAAAGAGTTTATAACCTTGTGTCCGGGAATCAGACCTTTCGGTGAAGATGCACAAGATCAAAAAAGAGTTGCAGATATACCTTTTGCAAAAAAGAATTTGGTTGATTTTATAGTTGTGGGAAGACCGATTTATAAAGCTCAAAATCCAAAAGAAGTGGTAGAAAAGATACTAAAAAGTATCTAA
- a CDS encoding HTH domain-containing protein, translating into MEEKYFDLKFLLLEKLNLIEELSFIEAKKEKFESNDIVTSTRILTLIQNGTFTSSELAKKLNISRQAIHKSINNLCSKGYLLLHNEETIKKNKHIYITEKGKELLICRNNVMKKVEKTVKEKIGKDDFLKLKELLKKDWD; encoded by the coding sequence ATGGAAGAAAAATATTTTGATTTAAAGTTTTTATTGTTGGAAAAACTAAATCTAATTGAAGAACTAAGTTTTATAGAGGCAAAAAAAGAGAAATTTGAGAGTAACGATATAGTTACCTCTACAAGAATACTAACACTGATACAAAATGGAACTTTTACCTCTTCAGAACTGGCCAAAAAACTTAATATAAGCAGACAAGCCATACATAAAAGTATTAATAATCTTTGCAGCAAAGGGTACTTATTGCTACATAATGAAGAAACAATTAAAAAAAACAAACATATCTATATAACGGAAAAAGGCAAAGAATTACTAATATGCAGAAACAATGTAATGAAAAAAGTCGAAAAAACGGTTAAAGAAAAAATAGGAAAAGATGATTTCTTAAAATTAAAAGAATTACTAAAAAAAGATTGGGATTAA
- the murA gene encoding UDP-N-acetylglucosamine 1-carboxyvinyltransferase, which translates to MEYLKITGKTKLEGEVKISGAKNAALPLIAATILAKNEISICNLPDVVDINTLLKLIGKLGGKFKKEEDCIKIDTSKLNKTTATYDIVKTMRASILVLGPILARFGHCEVSLPGGCAIGQRPVDLHLKALEAMGAKININHGYIEASAPNGLKGTKIVFDKVTVGGTENSVMAAALAEGVTTIINAAKEPEVQQLCEVISNAGVKIEGIGTSKLVIHGSNKELLHMQDFDVIPDRIEAGTYMCAAAITNSKLKITNVKPLHLEAVIAKLEEMNFKVLQDKDSVTILPTEEIKPVNIITSEYPGFPTDMQAQFMALATQANGTSTIDERLFENRFMHVSELLRLGADIHLNGNIASINGATDTLNGTDVMATDLRASSALVLSALVAKGETSIHRIYHLDRGYEDLEGKLNKIGAKVARYKE; encoded by the coding sequence ATGGAATATCTAAAAATTACCGGTAAAACAAAATTAGAAGGTGAAGTAAAAATATCAGGTGCAAAAAATGCAGCTTTACCTCTTATAGCAGCAACAATCTTGGCAAAAAATGAAATTTCTATATGTAATCTACCCGATGTTGTTGATATTAATACACTTTTAAAACTGATTGGAAAATTAGGCGGAAAATTCAAAAAAGAAGAGGATTGTATCAAAATTGATACTTCAAAATTAAATAAAACAACTGCAACTTACGATATTGTAAAAACAATGAGAGCCTCAATTTTGGTTTTAGGTCCCATTTTGGCAAGATTCGGACACTGTGAAGTATCACTTCCGGGAGGTTGTGCAATCGGGCAAAGACCTGTAGATCTGCACCTTAAAGCGTTAGAAGCAATGGGAGCAAAAATCAATATAAATCACGGATATATAGAAGCTTCTGCTCCAAACGGTCTGAAAGGAACAAAAATTGTATTCGATAAAGTTACGGTGGGTGGAACAGAAAACAGTGTTATGGCAGCAGCTCTAGCAGAAGGTGTAACAACAATCATCAATGCGGCAAAAGAGCCGGAAGTACAACAACTTTGCGAAGTAATAAGCAATGCAGGGGTTAAAATTGAAGGTATAGGAACATCTAAATTAGTAATTCACGGTTCAAACAAAGAACTTTTACATATGCAAGATTTTGATGTTATTCCCGATAGAATTGAAGCCGGAACTTATATGTGTGCCGCAGCTATTACAAATTCGAAATTAAAAATTACAAATGTGAAACCTCTTCATTTAGAAGCTGTTATTGCTAAATTAGAAGAGATGAATTTTAAAGTTCTTCAAGATAAAGATTCCGTTACAATATTGCCGACAGAAGAGATAAAACCCGTAAATATTATTACAAGTGAATATCCGGGATTTCCTACAGATATGCAGGCGCAATTTATGGCTTTGGCTACTCAGGCAAATGGAACAAGCACCATTGATGAAAGATTGTTTGAAAATAGATTTATGCATGTAAGTGAACTTCTTAGACTTGGAGCTGATATTCATCTAAACGGTAATATAGCAAGCATAAACGGAGCAACCGATACTTTAAACGGAACAGATGTCATGGCAACTGATTTAAGAGCATCCTCGGCGCTGGTTTTATCTGCACTTGTTGCAAAAGGAGAGACTTCAATTCACAGAATATATCATCTTGACAGAGGATATGAGGATTTAGAAGGGAAGTTAAACAAAATAGGTGCAAAAGTAGCAAGATATAAAGAATAA
- the ribH gene encoding 6,7-dimethyl-8-ribityllumazine synthase, translated as MKIIEGKLSLKGDEKIAIVNGRFNHIITDRLVEGAKDSFLRHGGKEENLDLILVPGAFEIPFALEKALASGRYDAVCCVGAVIRGATPHFDYISAEATKGIANVTLKYGKPVSNGVLTTDTIEQAIERAGSKVGNKGAEAMTTIIEMLDLYSELGK; from the coding sequence ATGAAAATTATAGAAGGTAAATTAAGCTTAAAAGGCGATGAAAAAATCGCTATTGTAAATGGAAGATTTAACCATATTATTACTGATAGATTAGTTGAGGGAGCAAAAGACTCTTTTTTAAGACACGGCGGAAAAGAAGAGAATTTAGATTTGATTTTAGTTCCGGGTGCTTTTGAAATTCCCTTTGCTCTTGAAAAAGCATTGGCAAGCGGTAGATATGATGCCGTATGCTGCGTAGGTGCAGTAATTAGAGGAGCAACTCCTCATTTTGATTATATTAGTGCAGAAGCTACCAAAGGTATTGCAAATGTTACTTTAAAATACGGAAAACCCGTGTCAAACGGAGTTTTAACGACAGATACAATAGAACAGGCAATCGAAAGAGCAGGTAGCAAAGTAGGGAACAAAGGTGCAGAAGCAATGACTACAATTATTGAAATGCTAGATTTATATAGTGAATTAGGAAAATAA
- a CDS encoding sensor domain-containing diguanylate cyclase has protein sequence MDEKFKKIAPYLTIFIVIFFLIGSYVLYKSEARNIEKKVYNILSHNTYHFKEYFSISESFLYAMKYTIEDKFELGYSCVHPSYKDLIYKKDLNFYQIRDNRTSLMGIGNPKDFSAELINELNSTLYLTPLFFSAKKIIPDMRRIYYKSANHFIFTSENLQYKDKKQFLSIYKKSSWEKFIKNQNKYKDMIISNTYNGYLKKEHLLTLSLPVYKEKNFTGLVSIEKNLNTLTEYLKRVALSGRTYLVNGKDDIIVSKENSSLNTKLTDNSDIIKIPIVENQLYLTHVIDKYKLRKEAFYRSSGKILILLLLIVISIILIYLKVVLTKVQYLANTDALTKLLNRRAMKESIENQMKISRRYNQDLSFLLIDIDYFKKVNDKYGHQTGDLVLTKVSDLFKHLIRSCDIAARYGGEEFLIALANTDINEAYLMAERVRKLANKIKIKGINLNLTVSIGCCSLKEEDDYESILRRVDKLMYKAKKRGRDNSVKEEID, from the coding sequence ATGGACGAGAAATTCAAAAAAATAGCTCCGTATTTAACTATTTTTATAGTTATATTTTTTCTTATAGGTTCTTACGTTCTTTATAAAAGTGAAGCTAGAAATATAGAAAAAAAAGTTTATAACATTCTTTCTCACAACACTTATCATTTTAAAGAGTATTTTTCTATTTCTGAATCTTTCCTTTATGCTATGAAATACACTATTGAGGACAAATTTGAATTAGGTTATAGTTGTGTCCACCCTTCTTATAAAGATTTAATTTATAAAAAAGATCTAAATTTTTATCAAATAAGAGACAACAGAACTTCTTTGATGGGAATAGGAAATCCAAAAGATTTTTCAGCTGAACTGATAAATGAATTAAACAGCACATTATATTTGACACCTCTGTTTTTTTCCGCTAAAAAAATAATTCCCGATATGAGAAGAATTTATTATAAATCGGCAAATCATTTTATTTTTACCTCTGAAAACCTTCAATATAAAGATAAAAAACAATTTCTATCTATATACAAAAAAAGTTCATGGGAAAAATTTATAAAAAATCAAAATAAATATAAAGATATGATTATCTCAAATACATATAATGGATACTTGAAAAAAGAGCATCTACTGACATTGTCCCTTCCTGTTTACAAAGAAAAAAATTTCACGGGACTTGTTTCTATTGAAAAAAATTTAAATACCTTAACTGAATATTTAAAAAGAGTCGCCTTAAGCGGCAGAACATATCTAGTAAACGGCAAAGATGATATTATAGTATCAAAAGAGAATTCTTCACTTAACACAAAATTAACCGATAATTCGGATATTATAAAAATTCCAATCGTTGAAAATCAACTTTATCTAACCCATGTAATAGATAAATATAAATTAAGAAAAGAGGCTTTTTACAGAAGTTCGGGAAAAATTTTAATACTTCTTCTTCTAATAGTTATCTCTATAATTTTAATATATTTAAAAGTTGTTTTAACAAAAGTTCAATATTTGGCAAATACTGATGCACTAACAAAACTTTTAAATAGAAGAGCTATGAAAGAATCCATTGAAAATCAAATGAAAATAAGCAGAAGATATAATCAAGACCTCTCTTTTTTACTTATTGATATAGACTATTTTAAAAAAGTAAACGATAAATACGGTCATCAAACAGGAGATTTGGTATTAACAAAAGTTTCTGATCTTTTTAAACATTTGATAAGAAGCTGTGATATAGCTGCTAGATACGGTGGAGAAGAGTTTTTAATTGCTTTAGCTAATACAGATATAAATGAAGCATATCTTATGGCAGAAAGAGTTAGAAAACTTGCAAATAAAATAAAAATAAAAGGGATAAATCTAAATCTAACAGTAAGTATAGGCTGCTGTAGTTTAAAAGAAGAAGATGATTATGAATCTATTTTAAGAAGAGTAGATAAACTTATGTACAAAGCAAAAAAAAGAGGAAGAGACAATAGTGTAAAAGAAGAGATAGATTAG
- a CDS encoding DUF6394 family protein — protein sequence MNLDKVISGFFIILAMTLNFGFFYGDMNSLESHSKYELLAAIVVNIIATTLKLGDKTQMGSVLLATSLVADIQLIAAASIWTIAFYAYSITPEIIGIIISLSGGALLANIVSVTLYVGDTLKSKR from the coding sequence ATGAATTTAGATAAAGTTATATCAGGTTTTTTTATTATATTGGCTATGACCCTAAACTTCGGTTTTTTTTACGGAGATATGAACTCTTTGGAAAGCCACAGTAAATATGAACTTTTGGCTGCTATTGTCGTAAATATAATTGCAACAACTTTGAAGCTTGGAGATAAAACACAAATGGGTTCCGTCCTTCTGGCAACTTCTCTTGTTGCTGATATCCAATTAATAGCAGCTGCTTCAATTTGGACAATTGCTTTTTATGCTTATAGTATAACTCCTGAGATTATAGGAATTATTATCTCTTTATCAGGCGGTGCATTATTGGCAAATATCGTTTCCGTAACTCTTTATGTGGGAGATACCCTGAAATCAAAAAGATAA
- the nusB gene encoding transcription antitermination factor NusB, translating into MATRTQARESVIGLLYAYDLGNEGIVKFVDEILEDKKIRNKQKEFALDLFNGVIKNLEEIDKEIISHLNQGGIKDTGSVEKSILRLAIYEIIFKGLDKAIVINEAIELAKKLASDSAPKFINGVLDKVKKA; encoded by the coding sequence TTGGCAACAAGAACACAAGCGAGAGAATCAGTTATCGGATTGCTTTATGCCTATGATTTAGGAAATGAGGGAATCGTAAAGTTTGTTGATGAAATTTTGGAAGATAAAAAAATCAGAAACAAACAAAAAGAGTTTGCCCTTGATCTTTTTAACGGTGTAATTAAAAACCTGGAAGAGATTGACAAAGAGATAATAAGTCATTTAAATCAAGGTGGAATAAAAGACACGGGAAGTGTTGAAAAATCTATTTTAAGACTTGCTATTTATGAAATTATTTTCAAAGGTTTAGATAAAGCAATCGTTATAAATGAAGCAATAGAATTGGCTAAAAAGCTGGCTTCAGATTCTGCTCCTAAATTTATAAACGGAGTTCTAGACAAAGTTAAAAAGGCTTAA
- a CDS encoding potassium channel family protein: MKDSSLFIVLQRMRGPFLIIVITYTIAIVGLLVITGVDDKGQPYQMTIFDAFYFVTYTATTIGFGETPYTFTYPQRLWVSFSIYLTVLGWFYGIGSVVSLLGDKVFLREIKRAKFKRQVKTLKQKFIIILGYNKISSEIIHRALEQNIRTVVIEKNESRANDLILENFTPTVPVLVADAYTPKVLMEAGIKKYNCKGLVSIFEDDSLNLRIALTSKLLNSHIRLAVKSTTLNHSENLRDLNVEIIANPFSIISSEIAMALNAPNLLKLEKWIYKIDDLNANLPIFPKGKYIVCGYGRMGQHIYENLREDKVEAEFVELDRLKVENFIPNESLHITYGNADDKEMLSNVGIQDAVAIISATNDDTTNLSILATAKKLNPRIMTIARENEMEDFSIFKNAKIDHIFMPSRILINKTTNALISPLSDKFITLMCKEDDIWGAKLVRDLVQTIDENPKLYELKVDKYQAPQIIDTIKEGKEVLLKIFSRSLYNREQKNNIIPLLLIREEEEKILPAYETPLKEGDEILFACDENAKDDIEYIAQNLYEFYYAYTGEEKRTIFVRNKK; this comes from the coding sequence GTGAAAGATAGCTCTTTATTTATCGTCCTTCAAAGGATGAGAGGACCTTTTTTAATTATTGTTATTACATATACTATTGCAATAGTTGGATTACTTGTTATTACAGGAGTCGATGACAAAGGTCAGCCTTATCAAATGACAATATTTGATGCTTTTTATTTTGTAACGTATACGGCAACAACAATAGGTTTCGGGGAGACTCCTTATACTTTTACTTATCCTCAGCGTTTATGGGTTAGTTTCTCTATTTATTTAACTGTTCTTGGATGGTTTTACGGAATCGGTTCTGTTGTTAGTCTTTTAGGAGATAAAGTCTTTTTAAGGGAGATAAAAAGGGCGAAATTTAAAAGACAGGTAAAAACTTTAAAACAAAAATTTATTATTATTTTAGGTTACAATAAAATAAGCAGCGAGATAATACACAGGGCGTTAGAGCAAAATATTAGAACAGTAGTTATTGAAAAAAACGAGAGTAGGGCAAATGATTTGATTTTGGAAAATTTTACTCCTACGGTACCTGTTTTGGTTGCAGATGCTTATACTCCCAAAGTCTTAATGGAAGCCGGAATCAAAAAATATAATTGTAAAGGTTTAGTCTCTATTTTTGAAGATGATTCTTTAAATCTTAGAATTGCGCTTACTTCCAAACTTTTAAATTCTCATATAAGACTTGCCGTTAAATCAACTACTTTAAACCACAGTGAAAATTTAAGAGACTTAAACGTAGAGATTATAGCAAATCCTTTTTCAATAATTTCAAGTGAAATAGCGATGGCTTTAAATGCCCCGAATCTTTTGAAACTTGAAAAGTGGATATATAAAATCGATGATTTAAATGCAAATTTGCCAATATTTCCAAAAGGAAAATATATAGTCTGCGGATATGGAAGAATGGGACAGCATATTTATGAAAATCTAAGAGAAGATAAAGTTGAAGCAGAATTTGTTGAATTAGATAGATTAAAAGTCGAAAACTTTATTCCAAATGAGAGTTTGCATATTACTTACGGAAATGCAGATGATAAAGAGATGCTCTCTAATGTGGGAATTCAAGATGCCGTTGCAATTATCTCTGCAACTAATGATGATACGACAAATCTTTCAATCTTGGCAACAGCGAAAAAACTTAATCCAAGAATTATGACAATAGCAAGAGAGAATGAAATGGAAGATTTTTCTATTTTTAAAAATGCAAAAATCGATCATATTTTTATGCCTTCAAGAATTTTGATAAATAAAACGACTAATGCTTTGATAAGTCCTTTGTCTGATAAATTTATTACTTTGATGTGCAAAGAGGATGATATTTGGGGTGCAAAATTAGTTAGAGATTTAGTTCAAACAATAGATGAAAATCCAAAACTTTATGAACTTAAAGTAGATAAATATCAAGCGCCTCAAATAATTGATACGATAAAAGAGGGTAAAGAGGTTTTATTGAAGATTTTCAGCCGTTCTTTATATAATAGAGAACAAAAAAACAATATAATACCGCTTTTATTAATAAGAGAAGAGGAAGAGAAAATTCTACCTGCTTATGAAACTCCTTTAAAAGAGGGGGATGAAATCTTATTTGCTTGTGATGAAAATGCAAAAGATGATATTGAGTATATTGCACAAAATCTTTATGAGTTTTATTATGCATATACGGGTGAAGAAAAAAGAACAATATTTGTAAGGAACAAAAAATGA
- a CDS encoding MBL fold metallo-hydrolase has protein sequence MRKKLLKSLIVLSLFTGIVMAGCSQNKKNIQCNLKHYENGKFKNLEADFKSDFKDFISNVWAVFTDTTKNKIPPKNAIPVVKLTKEDIINMPDNSVVRLVHSTLLFKLDNKYILTDPVFSETITPFPFVAPKRFHDLPITIEQLPKIDVVIISHNHYDHLDEQSILKLKDKVEYFYTTLGVKQKLLDLGVNTMKVCELDWWQSCTANNLKITATPAQHFSGRGLFDKNKTLWASWVITSTKANLFFSGDSGYFNTFKKIGEKYGPFDMTFIEAGAYNERWKEIHMMPKQSVQANIDLKGKILFPVHNSSFNLSIHPWNEPLNKVVEEAKKQNVTVTHPKMGEIIPLLSKKETQKWW, from the coding sequence AAAACATTATGAAAATGGAAAGTTTAAAAATCTTGAAGCAGATTTTAAGTCGGATTTTAAAGATTTTATTTCTAATGTTTGGGCGGTATTTACGGATACAACCAAAAATAAGATACCTCCTAAAAACGCTATTCCCGTTGTAAAACTTACAAAAGAAGATATTATAAATATGCCTGATAATTCCGTAGTAAGATTAGTACATTCAACACTTTTGTTTAAACTTGATAACAAATATATTTTAACCGATCCAGTATTTTCGGAAACAATAACGCCTTTTCCTTTTGTTGCTCCAAAACGTTTTCATGATTTGCCTATCACTATTGAGCAGTTGCCCAAAATTGACGTAGTTATTATCTCCCATAATCATTATGATCATTTGGATGAACAAAGCATCCTAAAATTAAAAGACAAAGTAGAATATTTTTATACAACTTTAGGTGTAAAACAAAAGCTTTTAGATTTGGGTGTAAATACGATGAAAGTGTGCGAATTAGATTGGTGGCAGTCATGTACGGCAAATAATCTAAAAATTACGGCAACCCCTGCCCAACACTTTTCAGGGAGAGGATTATTTGATAAAAATAAAACATTATGGGCTTCTTGGGTTATTACCTCTACAAAAGCAAATCTCTTTTTTAGCGGTGACAGCGGATATTTTAATACTTTTAAGAAAATAGGTGAAAAGTATGGACCTTTTGATATGACTTTTATAGAAGCAGGAGCATACAATGAAAGATGGAAAGAGATACATATGATGCCAAAACAGAGTGTTCAGGCAAATATTGATTTAAAAGGGAAAATATTATTTCCAGTGCATAACAGCAGTTTTAATCTCTCTATTCATCCTTGGAATGAACCTTTAAACAAAGTTGTAGAAGAAGCTAAAAAACAGAATGTGACTGTAACTCATCCTAAAATGGGAGAAATAATCCCTTTATTATCAAAAAAAGAGACGCAAAAATGGTGGTAA
- the kdsA gene encoding 3-deoxy-8-phosphooctulonate synthase, whose product MIILTGPCVLEDRDKVMKIAEMLKPLSENKRVDFYFKASFDKANRTSLNSFRGPGLDEGLKMFQEIKEQFGYRVVTDIHESYQAKPTSEVVDVLQIPAFLCRQTDLLVAAAKTPCKINIKKGQFLAANSMKHPVEKVLKTRGVDEVSYQNSKDNGVWLCERGNTFGYGALVVDMKNLIAMREFAPVIFDATHSAQVPSTGETTGGNSAIVPSLARAAAAVGVDGFFFETHYDPSIALSDGPNMLQIDDLYKTVDEIFAIKDALKL is encoded by the coding sequence ATGATTATATTAACAGGACCTTGTGTATTAGAAGATAGAGACAAGGTTATGAAAATAGCTGAAATGTTAAAGCCTTTAAGTGAAAATAAAAGAGTCGATTTTTATTTTAAAGCCTCTTTTGACAAAGCAAACAGAACAAGCTTAAACTCATTTAGAGGACCGGGACTAGATGAAGGTCTTAAAATGTTTCAAGAGATTAAAGAACAGTTTGGTTATAGAGTTGTTACGGATATTCATGAATCTTATCAAGCCAAACCTACTTCAGAGGTAGTCGACGTACTTCAAATTCCGGCGTTTTTATGCAGACAAACGGATTTACTTGTAGCAGCTGCAAAAACACCTTGTAAAATAAATATAAAAAAAGGGCAGTTTTTAGCTGCAAACAGTATGAAACATCCTGTTGAAAAAGTTTTAAAAACACGAGGTGTTGATGAGGTAAGTTATCAAAATTCTAAAGATAACGGTGTATGGCTTTGTGAAAGAGGAAATACTTTTGGATACGGCGCTTTGGTTGTTGATATGAAAAATTTAATTGCCATGAGAGAGTTTGCTCCCGTTATTTTTGACGCAACTCATTCTGCACAAGTTCCAAGTACGGGTGAAACAACAGGAGGAAACAGTGCAATAGTTCCAAGTCTTGCAAGAGCTGCGGCTGCTGTAGGTGTAGACGGATTCTTTTTTGAAACACATTATGATCCTTCTATTGCCTTAAGTGACGGACCTAATATGCTTCAAATAGATGACTTGTATAAAACAGTTGATGAGATCTTTGCTATAAAAGATGCTCTGAAACTTTAA
- a CDS encoding DMT family transporter: MTNDVSLGIKYMLFASFCFACMGAFAKQLSGSMSSLEVVFFRNVFGVVLILLSIYKSPLNQKGGKPLLLIFRGLAGFIALLFFFYNIANIPLGEAMTFSKTSTIFSAVFAYIFVKEKLAFRGWLGVFVGFIGILFITKFDGSSLDKTDWLGILSGVGAGLAYTSIRELRKYYDGRTIVMSFMGIGTIGPLLLMIISEFYTNSNYDYIFGTFVMPKSSDWIVIVFLGIFATLAQIFMTKAYSVAKAGIIGTISYANIAFSIIVGLFLGDKFPDIWVILGIVLIVISGVFVSSKKN, encoded by the coding sequence ATGACCAATGATGTATCTTTGGGTATTAAATATATGCTTTTTGCCTCTTTTTGCTTTGCTTGCATGGGAGCTTTTGCAAAACAATTAAGTGGTTCTATGAGTTCGCTTGAAGTTGTTTTTTTCAGAAATGTTTTCGGCGTAGTTTTAATACTTTTATCAATTTATAAATCACCTTTAAATCAAAAAGGTGGAAAACCTCTTTTACTTATTTTTAGGGGACTTGCAGGATTTATTGCTTTACTTTTTTTCTTTTATAATATTGCAAATATTCCTTTGGGTGAAGCTATGACTTTTTCAAAAACTTCTACAATTTTCAGTGCAGTATTTGCCTATATTTTTGTAAAAGAGAAGTTGGCTTTTAGAGGTTGGCTTGGAGTATTTGTAGGTTTTATCGGAATTTTGTTTATTACTAAATTTGACGGAAGTTCTTTGGATAAAACAGATTGGCTTGGAATTTTATCGGGTGTGGGAGCAGGGCTTGCTTATACCTCTATTAGGGAACTTAGAAAATATTATGACGGAAGAACTATTGTTATGTCTTTTATGGGAATAGGAACCATAGGACCTCTTCTTTTAATGATTATTTCGGAGTTTTATACAAATTCAAATTATGATTATATTTTCGGAACTTTTGTAATGCCTAAAAGTTCAGACTGGATTGTTATTGTCTTTTTAGGAATTTTTGCGACTTTAGCTCAAATTTTTATGACAAAAGCCTATTCTGTAGCAAAAGCAGGGATAATAGGAACAATATCTTATGCCAATATTGCTTTTTCTATAATTGTAGGATTGTTTTTGGGAGATAAATTTCCTGATATTTGGGTTATTTTAGGAATTGTTTTAATTGTTATAAGCGGCGTTTTCGTCTCTTCAAAAAAGAATTAA